One Chitinophagales bacterium DNA segment encodes these proteins:
- a CDS encoding ABC transporter ATP-binding protein: protein MQLTIQGLSKTYANGVIALNNVSLTIPTGMYGLLGPNGAGKSTLMRTIATLQDADSGSIQLEEIDVLKDKMAVRKILGYLPQEFGVYPKVSAQDMLEHIAVLKGLTAGRKELVQSLLQKVNLYNDRKKSLSGFSGGMKQRFGIAQALLGDPRLIIVDEPTAGLDPGERNRFYNLLSEIGENRIVILSTHIVDDVKELCSNMAIIDKGTLLFAGSPADALQSLHQKIWTKYISKAEVPAYMERYKVISTRMVGGQPLIHIYNGNDPGEGFAAADADLEDVFFSRIAGLN, encoded by the coding sequence ATGCAGCTTACCATCCAGGGATTATCCAAAACATATGCAAACGGTGTGATAGCACTCAATAATGTTTCACTGACCATTCCAACCGGCATGTATGGCCTGCTCGGACCAAATGGTGCAGGCAAATCAACCCTTATGCGAACCATTGCGACACTGCAGGATGCAGACAGCGGCAGCATTCAGCTGGAGGAGATAGATGTGCTGAAAGATAAAATGGCGGTGCGAAAAATACTGGGTTATCTCCCGCAGGAATTCGGTGTGTATCCTAAAGTTTCCGCACAGGACATGCTGGAGCATATTGCTGTGCTGAAAGGCCTGACTGCCGGCAGAAAAGAACTTGTTCAGTCATTGCTGCAAAAAGTAAATTTATATAACGACCGCAAAAAATCACTCAGCGGCTTTTCCGGAGGCATGAAGCAACGATTCGGTATCGCTCAGGCATTGCTTGGTGATCCCAGGCTGATCATTGTTGATGAACCAACAGCAGGGCTTGATCCGGGTGAACGCAACCGGTTTTACAACCTGCTTTCTGAAATCGGAGAAAACCGGATCGTGATTCTCTCCACCCATATTGTGGATGATGTTAAGGAATTATGTTCCAACATGGCCATCATTGACAAAGGCACTTTGCTCTTCGCCGGTTCACCCGCTGATGCGCTGCAATCGCTCCACCAAAAAATCTGGACAAAGTATATTTCCAAAGCGGAAGTGCCTGCCTATATGGAACGGTACAAAGTAATTTCAACCCGTATGGTAGGCGGCCAACCTCTGATACACATTTACAATGGCAATGATCCGGGTGAAGGATTCGCGGCGGCAGATGCAGACCTGGAAGATGTTTTCTTTTCGAGAATCGCCGGCCTCAATTGA
- a CDS encoding T9SS type A sorting domain-containing protein, producing the protein MRFEWMLSLSLLIAAAESSVAQQLPFHIALGGTEKVSEISNDWSPSLISLEHEAGDEFKDMKMLEEKKEQLQKQIDRAKARINKTSATRDVLDTPFVWRNFQGNLYNYSVPNDNDIAVSNSGYVVSVMNSTIFMYDLNADTTIKYISLDAFATTLGNVNDKYDPKAIYDPVENKFAVVFLAGFTDVTSSIIVAFSQNDFPGGAWNFYELPGNPLNDSLWSDYPAIALTKDELFITVNHLHNDEPWQTGWVRSVIWQINKSGGYEGTELSAMLHHEIAFNGRRIRNLCPVKGGSTLYGPDVYFLSERNLDVSNDTFFLVHLTDTMNSPLQALEANALKSDAGYFIPVNAKQSSGGDLATNDSRVLGAFYENNRIQFVGNTTDTLTGTAAIYHGVISDVSGAPGLALRVMSDDTIHYGYPNIAYNGTGSQDNAAIIVVMRSAVNLFPGYSVISTDGAGSYSSLKNVKNGQSYVSVIPGIERWGDYSGAQRRYDDPGKVWVNGSFGTTAHKIATWIAEIALDPPPTGINAPVENKDVVQVYPNPSTEKITVAFSVSHSAIGVFELIDIQGRKVKTLLQEKVHAGKNEFTFSTQPLSSGTYFLFITINGTVIARQEVIKVQ; encoded by the coding sequence ATGAGATTTGAGTGGATGCTTTCTTTAAGCCTGTTGATCGCTGCTGCAGAATCGTCTGTAGCGCAACAACTGCCGTTTCATATTGCATTGGGCGGAACAGAAAAGGTGAGTGAGATCAGCAATGACTGGAGTCCGTCACTGATCAGTCTTGAGCATGAAGCCGGTGATGAGTTTAAGGATATGAAAATGCTGGAAGAGAAAAAGGAGCAATTGCAAAAGCAGATCGATAGGGCAAAGGCGCGCATCAACAAGACGTCAGCTACAAGAGATGTATTGGATACGCCGTTTGTATGGCGCAATTTCCAGGGCAACCTCTATAATTATTCCGTTCCCAACGATAATGATATTGCAGTTTCCAACAGCGGCTATGTGGTGTCGGTGATGAATTCAACCATTTTTATGTACGACCTGAATGCGGATACAACAATAAAGTATATTTCACTGGATGCTTTTGCAACAACATTGGGCAATGTCAACGACAAGTATGATCCCAAAGCCATTTATGATCCGGTGGAAAATAAATTTGCGGTGGTTTTCCTGGCAGGATTCACAGATGTTACCTCCAGTATTATCGTGGCTTTTTCGCAAAATGATTTCCCCGGCGGGGCATGGAATTTTTACGAATTGCCCGGCAACCCGTTGAATGACTCGTTGTGGAGTGACTATCCCGCCATTGCACTCACAAAGGATGAGTTATTTATAACCGTGAATCATCTGCATAATGATGAGCCATGGCAAACCGGCTGGGTCAGAAGTGTCATCTGGCAAATTAACAAGTCGGGTGGTTATGAAGGCACGGAGCTTTCAGCGATGCTGCATCATGAAATTGCCTTTAACGGTCGCAGGATCAGGAACCTTTGCCCGGTAAAAGGTGGCAGTACTTTGTATGGGCCTGATGTATATTTCCTGAGTGAGCGGAACCTCGATGTTTCCAATGATACATTTTTCCTGGTGCATCTCACGGATACCATGAATAGCCCGTTACAGGCCCTGGAAGCCAATGCACTGAAATCGGATGCGGGCTACTTTATTCCGGTTAATGCAAAGCAATCTTCCGGAGGCGACCTGGCCACCAACGATTCGAGAGTGCTTGGCGCATTTTATGAAAATAACAGGATACAGTTTGTGGGAAACACGACAGACACCCTTACGGGCACGGCTGCAATTTATCATGGTGTAATCTCAGATGTGTCCGGTGCACCTGGGCTGGCGCTGCGGGTGATGTCGGATGATACCATTCATTACGGCTATCCGAATATTGCTTACAACGGAACGGGCAGTCAGGACAACGCCGCCATCATTGTTGTGATGCGCAGTGCTGTGAATTTGTTTCCGGGATATTCAGTGATCAGTACCGACGGAGCGGGCAGTTATTCGTCTTTAAAGAATGTGAAGAACGGTCAGTCTTATGTTTCTGTCATCCCGGGAATAGAACGGTGGGGCGATTATTCCGGTGCGCAGCGCCGATACGATGATCCTGGAAAAGTGTGGGTCAATGGCTCGTTTGGTACAACAGCGCATAAAATTGCAACATGGATTGCTGAGATAGCGCTGGATCCGCCGCCGACAGGTATCAATGCACCCGTGGAAAATAAAGACGTGGTGCAGGTGTATCCTAATCCTTCAACTGAAAAGATTACGGTAGCATTCAGCGTCAGTCATTCAGCCATCGGCGTTTTTGAATTAATCGATATACAGGGCAGGAAGGTGAAGACACTGTTGCAGGAAAAAGTACATGCCGGTAAAAATGAATTCACTTTTTCCACACAACCGTTATCATCCGGAACATATTTTCTGTTCATTACCATTAACGGAACGGTGATTGCACGGCAGGAAGTTATCAAAGTGCAATAG
- a CDS encoding prephenate dehydratase yields the protein MRRKRVSIQGIAASFHDVAAQKFFGRNIDIIEANSFRSSCEKMVSGEADYCVMAIENSTAGTILTNYQFITDYRLRVIGEVYLQIELHLMGLNGVKIDQIEYIHSHPMAIRQCDEFLLRFPDKKVMALNDTAECARNVRDQQLMNTAVIAGDAAADRYGMTILHSNIETHKRNYTRFLVLSDKNIKISGANKASISFQLDNSPRNLKKVVDILGDYWINLTKIQSVPIVGRPNEYTFLVDLEWSKYEDYDKAITKVLKKTFNLSILGEYRKGKFVTAKL from the coding sequence ATGCGGAGGAAAAGGGTTTCCATACAAGGCATTGCAGCATCGTTTCATGATGTGGCTGCGCAAAAATTTTTCGGGCGCAACATTGATATCATTGAGGCGAATTCATTCCGCAGTTCCTGTGAAAAAATGGTGAGCGGGGAAGCGGACTATTGCGTAATGGCGATTGAGAATTCTACTGCCGGCACTATTCTTACCAATTACCAGTTCATCACCGACTACCGCTTACGCGTGATCGGCGAAGTGTACCTGCAGATTGAATTGCACCTGATGGGGCTGAATGGAGTGAAGATCGATCAGATTGAATATATTCATTCTCACCCGATGGCTATACGGCAATGCGATGAGTTCCTGCTGCGTTTTCCCGATAAGAAAGTAATGGCATTGAATGATACGGCAGAGTGTGCCCGGAATGTGCGTGATCAGCAACTGATGAATACGGCAGTCATCGCCGGCGATGCAGCCGCAGACCGTTATGGCATGACGATACTTCACTCCAACATCGAAACACATAAGAGAAACTATACACGGTTTCTCGTTTTGTCAGATAAAAACATAAAGATTTCTGGAGCCAACAAAGCCTCTATCAGCTTTCAGCTCGATAACTCACCGCGCAACCTGAAAAAAGTGGTGGATATTTTAGGTGATTACTGGATCAACCTCACTAAGATTCAGTCGGTGCCGATTGTGGGAAGGCCAAATGAATACACATTCCTTGTCGACCTTGAATGGAGCAAGTATGAAGATTATGATAAAGCAATCACCAAGGTGCTGAAGAAAACTTTTAATCTTTCAATTCTCGGTGAATACCGCAAAGGAAAATTTGTAACAGCAAAACTATGA
- a CDS encoding chorismate mutase → MSTKKLDLELIPTSEWLPFDKKPILIAGPCSAESEDQLLKTAKGIKKHFDQFVFRAGIWKPRTRPGMFEGIGVIGLDWMKRVKEETGALLTTEVANPMHIEKALKAGIDILWIGARTTANPFSVTELASALKGVDVPVLVKNPAYPDLQLWIGALERINRAGIKKMATIHRGFHSYEVTMYRNQPQWELALELKTMCPDLPMICDPSHICGNTHLTAYVAQKAMDLHYDGLIIETHIDPLRALSDARQQITPDRLFEIISNLIIRSDVVEENKTRLQELREKINGVDEDLLQTLASRMLLSKEIGDWKRENNVIVFQVSRWEEILKKVLDLGETMGLNRDFVKALYVQIHDESIRTQVEVMNLAKKKEQQAVGSQA, encoded by the coding sequence ATGAGCACAAAAAAATTAGATCTTGAACTCATCCCAACCAGTGAATGGTTGCCATTTGACAAAAAACCCATCTTGATTGCCGGTCCGTGCAGTGCGGAGTCGGAGGATCAGCTGCTCAAAACGGCTAAAGGCATCAAGAAGCACTTCGATCAGTTTGTTTTTCGTGCCGGTATCTGGAAGCCACGCACGCGTCCCGGCATGTTTGAAGGCATTGGCGTCATCGGACTTGACTGGATGAAACGTGTGAAGGAAGAAACCGGCGCGCTGCTCACCACAGAAGTTGCCAACCCGATGCATATTGAAAAAGCATTGAAAGCCGGTATTGATATCCTCTGGATCGGCGCACGTACAACCGCCAATCCTTTTTCAGTAACTGAACTGGCAAGCGCGCTGAAAGGCGTTGATGTGCCTGTGCTGGTAAAAAATCCGGCCTATCCCGACCTTCAGTTGTGGATAGGTGCTCTTGAAAGGATCAACCGTGCAGGTATAAAGAAAATGGCCACCATTCACCGCGGATTTCACAGTTATGAAGTGACCATGTACCGTAACCAGCCACAGTGGGAACTGGCACTTGAATTAAAAACCATGTGCCCCGACCTTCCGATGATCTGTGATCCAAGTCATATCTGTGGTAACACACACCTTACCGCCTATGTTGCACAAAAGGCGATGGATCTGCATTATGACGGCCTGATCATTGAAACACATATTGATCCGCTGCGCGCACTGAGTGATGCCCGTCAGCAGATCACGCCCGACAGGTTGTTCGAAATTATTTCCAACCTCATCATCCGTTCAGATGTAGTGGAGGAAAACAAAACAAGGTTGCAGGAATTGCGGGAGAAAATCAATGGAGTGGATGAAGACCTCTTGCAAACACTTGCTTCGCGGATGCTGTTATCGAAAGAGATCGGCGACTGGAAACGTGAAAACAATGTCATCGTCTTCCAGGTTAGCCGTTGGGAAGAGATTCTTAAAAAGGTGCTCGATCTTGGAGAAACGATGGGCCTCAACCGTGATTTTGTGAAGGCATTGTATGTGCAGATCCATGATGAATCAATCCGGACACAGGTGGAGGTAATGAACCTTGCCAAGAAAAAGGAACAACAGGCTGTTGGCTCGCAGGCCTGA
- the aroB gene encoding 3-dehydroquinate synthase translates to MSAKKHQLTPGIFYKNFGRSFTDFLAGKKYSAHFILVDDQTVNYCLPYLLREVELLKAAKVIEIFSGEAFKNIDTAQQIWEQLTDAHADRHAVLINLGGGMVCDTGGFAAATFKRGIDFIHVPTTLLSQVDAAYGGKQGIDFNHFKNQVGVFKNPVAIFVQVELLKTLPQEQWVNGFAEVVKHALLAGGKNWKQIKGTEDLAAVNWRKAVHDSSAIKLEIVARDPLEMDLRKILNFGHTIGHAIETHLLNRGEPVLHGYCVAAGMIGELFLSQQLCGFPAKKMQEAIGLIRRHFPDVQIHADFDAELVGLMKQDKKNKAGRIQFALLQDIGEPVIGVETDEQFIVQALDYIRRLSAK, encoded by the coding sequence ATGTCAGCAAAAAAGCATCAGCTTACCCCGGGTATTTTTTATAAAAATTTTGGCAGATCATTCACGGATTTTCTTGCCGGGAAGAAATATTCTGCGCACTTCATATTGGTGGATGATCAGACCGTGAATTATTGCCTGCCATATTTGCTCAGGGAAGTGGAGCTATTAAAAGCGGCGAAGGTGATTGAAATTTTTTCAGGTGAAGCTTTTAAAAATATTGATACCGCGCAGCAGATCTGGGAACAGCTTACAGATGCACATGCCGACCGGCATGCCGTGCTCATCAACCTCGGCGGTGGCATGGTGTGCGATACCGGCGGTTTTGCCGCAGCTACTTTTAAGAGAGGTATTGACTTTATTCATGTACCCACAACGTTACTCAGCCAGGTAGATGCAGCTTATGGCGGAAAGCAAGGCATTGATTTTAATCACTTCAAAAACCAGGTCGGCGTTTTCAAAAATCCTGTAGCGATTTTTGTGCAGGTTGAGTTGCTGAAAACGCTTCCGCAGGAACAATGGGTGAATGGTTTTGCAGAAGTAGTGAAGCATGCATTGCTGGCTGGCGGTAAGAACTGGAAACAGATTAAAGGCACAGAAGATCTTGCTGCTGTAAACTGGAGAAAAGCAGTTCACGACTCATCAGCGATTAAGCTGGAAATTGTTGCAAGAGACCCGCTGGAAATGGATTTACGCAAGATCCTCAACTTTGGCCATACGATCGGCCACGCCATTGAAACCCATTTGCTGAACAGGGGAGAACCGGTGTTACATGGTTACTGTGTGGCTGCCGGAATGATCGGCGAACTATTTCTTTCGCAGCAGTTATGCGGCTTTCCCGCAAAGAAAATGCAGGAGGCAATTGGATTGATCCGCCGGCATTTTCCGGATGTGCAGATACATGCTGATTTTGATGCGGAACTGGTCGGGCTGATGAAGCAGGACAAAAAAAACAAGGCAGGCCGCATACAGTTTGCTTTGTTGCAGGATATTGGTGAGCCGGTGATTGGTGTGGAAACCGATGAACAATTCATCGTTCAGGCACTGGATTATATTCGCAGACTGTCCGCAAAGTAG
- a CDS encoding 3-phosphoshikimate 1-carboxyvinyltransferase, which translates to MVYKISKHDRQIKGHIYLRGSKSISNRVLIMEALMDNTIEKRNLSDSNDTAVMSYLLNASTVTLDAHDAGTVFRFMTAYLAFREGSHILTGSERMKQRPVGDLVDPLRELGARIEYLGKQQYPPLKITGGSLRGGKIKVHSGISSQFASALLMIAPCMEQGLTLELTGEVVSEPYIEMTLALMQHFDVRHERNGQVIHVPAQRYKPRNIFIESDWSAASYYYEMAAFSTETDLTLSGLLQQSFQGDAKIAALMERFGIQTTYTEQEIKLSKSEQTGTFDFFLNDQPDLAPALLTTCGGLSQTARFTGLSHLQYKESDRAAALQQELAKCGIALQKNGDTITTGGKFLPGHYTFSTYADHRMAMSFAPLAMLCGHVYIDDPMVVKKSYPGYWDDLQLLGFNINEL; encoded by the coding sequence ATGGTTTATAAAATTTCGAAGCACGACAGGCAAATTAAAGGACATATCTACCTGCGTGGCTCAAAAAGCATCAGCAACCGCGTGTTGATCATGGAAGCGCTGATGGATAACACGATAGAGAAACGCAACCTGTCAGATTCGAATGACACAGCCGTCATGTCTTACTTGCTGAACGCTTCAACTGTTACACTCGATGCGCATGATGCCGGCACGGTGTTCCGTTTCATGACGGCTTATCTCGCCTTCAGGGAAGGCAGCCACATACTGACCGGCAGTGAAAGAATGAAGCAGCGTCCAGTTGGTGATCTTGTTGATCCGCTGCGCGAATTGGGTGCAAGGATTGAATACCTGGGAAAGCAACAATATCCGCCTTTGAAAATTACCGGCGGATCTTTAAGGGGAGGAAAAATAAAAGTTCATTCCGGTATCAGCAGCCAGTTTGCTTCTGCGTTGCTGATGATTGCTCCCTGTATGGAACAGGGGCTGACACTGGAACTAACCGGCGAAGTGGTATCTGAGCCCTATATTGAAATGACGCTCGCCCTGATGCAACATTTTGATGTCCGTCATGAAAGAAACGGCCAGGTCATACATGTTCCTGCTCAACGCTACAAGCCACGGAACATATTTATTGAATCCGACTGGAGTGCAGCTTCTTATTACTATGAAATGGCTGCCTTCAGCACTGAAACGGATCTCACCCTGTCAGGATTGCTGCAACAGAGCTTTCAGGGTGATGCCAAAATTGCGGCCCTGATGGAACGTTTCGGCATTCAGACTACCTATACAGAACAGGAAATAAAACTGAGCAAGTCGGAGCAGACAGGAACGTTTGATTTTTTCCTCAACGATCAGCCTGACCTTGCGCCGGCGTTGTTAACCACTTGTGGCGGTTTATCTCAAACGGCACGATTCACGGGTTTGTCGCATCTTCAGTATAAGGAAAGCGACCGTGCGGCTGCATTGCAGCAGGAGCTTGCGAAATGTGGAATTGCACTGCAGAAAAATGGAGATACAATCACCACCGGCGGTAAATTTCTTCCGGGCCATTATACCTTTTCCACCTATGCGGATCACCGGATGGCCATGTCTTTCGCACCGTTGGCGATGCTATGCGGTCATGTATATATTGATGATCCGATGGTGGTTAAAAAATCCTATCCAGGCTATTGGGATGACCTGCAACTGCTGGGTTTCAACATCAACGAACTTTAA
- a CDS encoding RNA methyltransferase has product MNSLKQKKHRITEGCFVAEGEKLAEELLVSDFRADKIIATTDWIREHERLLRNSSATLIEISEAEMKRVSGLMQPSSVLLVMEMMASTIDEAIVQSSLNLVLDDIRDPGNMGTIVRIADWFGIPYIFCSEECVDVYNQKVIQASMGSLVRVKVIETKLTALFEKFPSLPVYAAQLTGENIFSASLKQEAFIIIGNEARGISASLTPFISKQLTIPRTGKAESLNAAVAAGIVCAMFRSKTP; this is encoded by the coding sequence GTGAATTCACTAAAACAAAAAAAGCACCGCATAACGGAAGGATGCTTTGTTGCCGAAGGTGAAAAGCTTGCGGAAGAATTGCTGGTCTCCGACTTTCGCGCTGACAAAATCATTGCAACGACGGATTGGATCAGAGAACATGAGCGGTTGTTGAGGAATAGCAGTGCAACATTGATTGAGATTAGTGAAGCGGAAATGAAAAGAGTCTCGGGGCTGATGCAGCCATCGAGTGTTTTGCTGGTTATGGAGATGATGGCCAGTACTATTGATGAAGCTATTGTTCAGTCCAGCCTCAATCTTGTATTGGACGATATCCGTGATCCCGGGAATATGGGAACGATCGTGCGCATTGCCGACTGGTTTGGCATTCCCTATATTTTTTGTTCGGAAGAATGCGTAGATGTATATAATCAGAAAGTGATTCAGGCATCGATGGGCTCCCTCGTGCGCGTGAAAGTGATAGAAACTAAATTAACTGCATTGTTTGAAAAATTTCCTTCCCTGCCGGTGTATGCAGCGCAGTTGACGGGTGAAAATATTTTCTCGGCTTCTTTAAAGCAGGAAGCATTTATCATCATCGGTAATGAAGCACGCGGCATATCGGCGTCGCTTACACCATTCATCAGCAAGCAACTAACGATTCCCCGTACCGGAAAAGCAGAATCATTGAATGCAGCTGTGGCCGCAGGTATTGTGTGCGCTATGTTCCGGTCGAAAACACCATGA
- a CDS encoding BamA/TamA family outer membrane protein, whose protein sequence is MIAPLLTGCSNTRYLSADQVLLKKNEVTIQSAIDYRKIRRNIEENISLESKLATLARQQPNKKTLGLIKLNLTIYNRYFTTDTAGLYHWIINNIGEPPVLFDSTTLPVSENMMRDYMVSKGYLLSSLTYDYRIRKKLATPHYYVSPGPLFTIDSVFFPQDTTHLVAVIDAARQGTLLKAGNAFDADVIGSEQTRIYRELLDHGYYHFLREHIYFEADTSNAKHAANVYVRIGGNRTDEDMQVHYINNIYVRPEFYPGQEAVNAHHDTTVFNSFYFIDAGTNIRMDAVSGAIFMQRGMPYSRKDYDYTLSRLSDLGVFKFISIRFEERDDHQLDCMIYLTPGKKHALTTEVEASNIEDNVGAAVKFAYKDKNVFHSANTFDISFNAGTQIPVFNKDSLIFNVTGQMNFYLRRFVVPFNTQNFSRYFNPRTKISLLANYYQQTKIYVLNNYSFTFGYEWKENALKRHVLNPFSVSYVNSSILSDAFQQRLDDDPFLRQSFEDQLIAGMNYTYIFSSQGQNIRQEFTFFRFSAEVAGTSLYLLNSVTAGNNTDTSGRYVLFGTNYANFMRAEGDLRHYFQFTENRSLVLRGAAGMAINYWNSDVIPYIKQFYLGGTSSMRAWSVRSLGPGAYKDTSNFYNSAGDIKLEANAEYRFNIFGRMNGAVFLDAGNIWLRKTDPNKPDANFEFDRFMSEIALGTGIGFRFDFTYFILRLDVATPLRDPSYPAGERWVIRRFSDGNTNIVKDNLVFNLAIGYPF, encoded by the coding sequence TTGATAGCTCCATTACTTACCGGTTGCAGCAATACGCGTTACCTTTCCGCCGACCAGGTATTGCTGAAAAAAAATGAAGTGACTATTCAGTCAGCAATTGACTACCGTAAAATCAGGCGCAACATTGAAGAAAACATTTCGCTGGAAAGCAAACTCGCAACACTTGCGCGGCAACAGCCTAATAAAAAAACGCTGGGCCTCATCAAGCTCAACCTGACTATTTACAACCGGTACTTTACTACTGATACGGCCGGACTGTATCATTGGATAATCAATAATATCGGTGAGCCGCCGGTATTATTCGATTCCACTACATTACCGGTATCAGAGAACATGATGCGAGATTACATGGTCAGTAAGGGATACCTGCTGTCATCCCTGACCTATGATTACAGGATCAGGAAGAAGCTGGCTACGCCGCATTACTATGTTTCGCCCGGGCCGCTCTTCACCATCGACAGTGTATTTTTCCCGCAGGATACCACGCATCTTGTTGCCGTTATTGATGCCGCCAGGCAAGGCACGCTGCTGAAGGCAGGCAATGCTTTTGATGCAGATGTGATCGGCAGTGAACAAACGCGGATCTATCGTGAATTGCTGGATCACGGCTACTATCATTTTTTGCGGGAGCATATTTATTTTGAAGCGGATACATCCAATGCAAAGCATGCAGCCAATGTATATGTGCGAATAGGCGGAAACAGAACAGATGAAGATATGCAGGTGCACTATATCAATAACATTTATGTGCGGCCTGAATTTTATCCGGGGCAGGAAGCAGTTAATGCACACCATGATACCACCGTGTTTAACTCATTTTATTTCATTGATGCAGGCACAAATATCAGGATGGATGCGGTGTCAGGTGCAATTTTCATGCAAAGAGGAATGCCGTATTCCAGGAAGGATTATGACTATACACTCAGCAGGTTATCCGATCTCGGTGTCTTTAAATTTATCAGTATCCGCTTTGAAGAAAGAGATGATCATCAGCTCGATTGCATGATCTACCTCACACCCGGGAAGAAACATGCCCTTACCACGGAAGTGGAGGCCAGTAACATCGAAGATAATGTAGGTGCAGCGGTAAAGTTTGCCTATAAGGATAAGAATGTGTTTCACAGCGCCAATACTTTTGATATCAGCTTTAATGCAGGAACGCAGATCCCGGTCTTCAACAAGGACAGCCTGATTTTTAATGTTACCGGGCAGATGAATTTTTACCTGCGTCGCTTTGTGGTGCCTTTTAATACACAGAATTTTTCGAGGTACTTCAATCCGCGCACGAAAATTTCTTTGCTGGCAAATTATTATCAACAGACGAAAATTTATGTGCTCAACAATTATTCTTTCACGTTCGGATATGAGTGGAAGGAAAATGCTTTGAAGCGTCATGTGCTCAATCCATTTTCGGTCAGCTATGTTAACTCTTCGATCCTGAGTGATGCCTTTCAGCAGCGACTTGATGATGATCCTTTTCTCCGGCAGTCGTTTGAAGATCAGCTGATCGCCGGCATGAACTACACGTATATCTTTTCCAGCCAGGGGCAGAACATCAGGCAGGAGTTCACTTTCTTTCGTTTTTCGGCTGAAGTAGCAGGTACTAGTTTGTACCTGCTGAACTCGGTAACAGCCGGTAACAACACTGATACCAGCGGGCGATATGTTTTATTTGGTACCAATTATGCCAATTTCATGCGTGCGGAAGGTGACCTGCGTCACTACTTCCAGTTCACGGAAAACAGGTCGCTTGTATTGAGAGGCGCTGCAGGCATGGCGATCAATTACTGGAATTCAGACGTAATTCCCTACATCAAGCAGTTTTATCTTGGCGGAACAAGCAGCATGCGGGCATGGAGTGTTCGTTCGCTGGGGCCCGGCGCTTACAAGGATACTTCCAACTTTTATAACAGTGCGGGTGACATCAAGCTGGAAGCAAATGCCGAATACAGGTTTAATATTTTCGGGAGGATGAATGGTGCTGTTTTCCTCGATGCCGGCAACATCTGGCTGCGCAAGACTGATCCGAATAAGCCTGACGCCAATTTTGAATTTGACCGCTTCATGAGTGAAATTGCCTTGGGAACCGGCATTGGATTCCGGTTCGATTTTACCTACTTCATCCTTCGCCTTGATGTAGCAACGCCGCTGCGTGATCCCTCTTATCCTGCCGGCGAAAGATGGGTCATCAGAAGATTCTCTGATGGCAATACAAACATTGTAAAAGATAACCTCGTATTTAACCTTGCCATCGGCTATCCGTTCTGA